Proteins co-encoded in one Hyla sarda isolate aHylSar1 chromosome 4, aHylSar1.hap1, whole genome shotgun sequence genomic window:
- the LOC130367218 gene encoding olfactory receptor 10A7-like, translating into MCEENKTKVTEFHLLGFRNLYNFRTFFFIVLLAIYSVIVVGNLLIILLVSFIDHLQIPMFYFLKHLAVADLLLTTTVVPVMLDIILKEGAVISVIGCLIHLCVYGIFGSVQCFVLAVMSYDRYLAICNPLHYVFLMNPNKCLQLVFGSWSLVVTLTLSEIVSIGQFEFCGLNTIDHFVCDFRPVIELITSNSSIIIIGDFVISGFMSLFPFAFIIIAYIYIVITILKISSSTGRKKVFSTCSSHLITVCTFYGTLITIYLSPSDKSHGDVNMYLSLLYLVVTPFMNPIIYSLRNHQIKTSIKKVLIRTMMVLEGQ; encoded by the coding sequence ATGTGTGAAGAAAATAAGACAAAAGTCACAGAGTTTCACCTCTTGGGATTCCGCAATCTTTATAACTTTAGAACTTTCTTCTTCATCGTCCTACTTGCCATTTACAGTGTGATAGTGGTCGGGAACCTTTTAATCATCCTCTTGGTGTCATTTATTGACCATCTGCAAATTCCAATGTTTTACTTCCTCAAACATCTAGCTGTGGCCGATCTTCTTCTCACCACCACTGTGGTACCAGTCATGTTGGACATAATACTTAAGGAGGGAGCAGTCATTTCTGTCATTGGGTGTCTCATTCATTTGTGTGTTTATGGTATTTTTGGGTCCGTTCAGTGTTTCGTGTTGGCCGTAATGTCTTATGATCGATACTTAGCCATCTGTAACCCACTTCATTATGTCTTCTTGATGAACCCTAATAAATGTTTACAGCTCGTCTTTGGATCTTGGTCTTTGGTGGTCACTTTGACTTTAAGTGAAATTGTTTCAATAGGTCAATTTGAGTTTTGTGGCCTGAATACTATTGACCATTTTGTTTGTGATTTTCGCCCAGTTATAGAATTAATAACTTCAAATAGCAGTATAATCATAATAGGAGACTTTGTTATCTCCGGCTTTATGTCACTCTTTCCATTTGCTTTCATTATTATTGCATATATCTACATAGTTATCACGATACTGAAGATTTCTTCCTCCACTGGAAGGAAAAAAGTCTTCTCCACATGTAGTTCCCACCTGATCACAGTGTGCACCTTTTATGGGACCCTCATAACAATTTACTTGAGTCCATCCGATAAGAGCCACGGTGATGTGAATATGTACCTATCTCTCCTGTACCTTGTAGTGACTCCATTTATGAACCCAATTATCTACAGCCTCAGGAACCATCAAATCAAAACATCTATTAAGAAAGTATTGATAAGAACCATGATGGTATTAGAAGGACaataa